A stretch of DNA from Gimesia chilikensis:
CTGGATGCTGTCGCCGAGCGGATCTGTAACGGTGGTAACGCGGCCCGCGGCGTCGTAGACGCTGGTTGTCCTCTGATCGAGGGCGTCGATACTGGCGATGGCTTGGTTATTGGCGTCGTAAACAGTGGTAGTTCGCTGGTTCAATGCATCGATGGTGGCGATGGATCGGCCGTCAGCATCGTAAACAGTGATCGTACTCTGGTTGAGAGCGTCGATGGTTTCCACGACGCGTCCCAGATCGTCGTAAACGGTCGTCGTGACTTCTCCCAGCGGGTCGATTTCGGTGATCCGCCGACTGGCGGCATCGTAGGTATAGCTGGTGATGTTCCCCAGCGGGTCGGTGGTGGCGATGGCGAGATCGCGGCTGTCGTAGGTGGTCGTGGTTCGATGGCCCAGCGGATTGATGCTGGCGATAGACCGACCGGCCAGATCGTAGACAGTCGTGGTCCGGTAGCCCAAGGGATTGATGGTGGCCGCGGCCCGACCTTCCGCATCGTAGACGGTAGTCGTGCGGTTCCCCAGTGGGTCGATGGCCACCGTCTGCTGCCCCAGGGCATCGTAACGGTACCGGGTCGATTCGTTGGCGCCATTGGTGGTTTCAGTCACCTGCCCGTCGGCATCGTAGGTGGTTGTGGTCCGCTGTGCCAGGCCGTTGACACTGGCAATCGCGCGGCCGGCGGCATCATAAATCGAGGTCGTGCGGTTGGTGAGCGGATCGATGCTGGCGATCATCCGGGAAGCAGCATCATACACACTGCTGGTGCGGTAGCCCAGCGGATTGATTGTGGCGACGCTGCGGCCGTTGGCGTCATAGACGGTCGTAGTCCGATAGCCGAGTGGGTTGACGGTGGCCTGGAGCAACCCATCCGAATTATAAACACTCGTCGTGCGGTGTCCCAGCGGATCGATCGTGGCAATCCGCTGCCGCAGGCTGTCGTAGAGATAGGTGGTGATGTTACCCAGGGCGTCGGTGGTGCGCGTCAGCTGATTGAGTTCGTTATAGGTGGAGGTGCTGGACTCGCCGTCCGGGTTTTCCGTTCCCGTCGGGTTGCCGTTCGTGTCGTAGGTATAACTGGTCCGATTGCCGCCGGCATCGATGGTGACCAGTGTGCGGCCGCTGCCGTCGTAGACGGTGGTCGTGCGATAGCCGAGGGGGTTGATGTTGACAGTATTGAAGCCGTCGTCGTTGAAGACACTTTCGTAAGTGGCACCGGAGGGGGTGATCTGCTGCACCGGCTGATCGAGGTCATCGTAAACGACGGTCGTGACATAGCCCAGGGCATTGATGGTCTTCACGCGATTGCCGACCAGATCATAGACGTAAGTAGTTTTATTCCCCAGTGGCGTGCGAACGGATTCCAGACGTCCCACGATGTCGTAACTGTTGACCGTGGTATTACTGAGCGGGTCCGAGGTGGTTTGCAACTGGCCATTGGAGTTGTAGGAATAATTGGTAGTCTGGTTGAGACCATTGGTCTCCGAGAGGACCCGGCCAGCCAGATCACGCGTGTAAGTGGTCCGCAGGCCGAGGGGAGAAACGACGGATTTGAGCTGATCGTAGTTGTCGAAGGTGTATGATGTGGTACTGCCTGAGGGAAGCGTCGTCGCAATCCGGTTCCCATCTGTGTCATACTTGCTGGAGGACGTCTGCCCCAACTGGTTCGTGGCGGCCGTGGGCAGGCCGGTACTGTTATAGGTGATCGAAACCTGCGTGCCATCAGGAGACTGCACGCCGGTCCGCTGACCGTTGCTGTCCCAGAGCATGGTCGACCGGTCTCCGTTCGGCAGAACAACCGTTTTCACACGATCGTTAGCGTCGAACGAATATTGATAAGACTGACCGGCCCCGTTTGTGACCGAACTGATCTGTTTAACCCCCTGAGAGGTGGTACGATACCCATAGGAAACCGTACTGCCCGAACCGGGATTCTGCATGCTGGTCAACATGCGATCGGACCAGGTGTAGTAAAAGGTTTTCCCGCCGCGGACGATGGAGGTGACGTCACCGTTGGCATCCCGGGTGATCGTGGTCACTCGATTTTCAGCGTCGGTGACAATCTGCTGCGAACCGGAATAGGTGTAAGTGGTGATGGCGCCCGCGGGATCGATCATCCGGGTGACACGGTTATCACCGTCGTAAGAATACTGGTAGTTACGGCCTCCCGGTAACGAGAGGCTGGAGATGTTTTTAATATAGCCGGCCCCCGAATCGGGTTCGGTATAACCAAACGACAGGGTGGGTTGTCCCGGTGCGGTATAGCTGGCTAGATTCTCGTTACTGTAGCCGAAACTGTAGGGGCGTCCCGAGGAATCGGTATAGCTTGAGATGGCAGGATTGCCCTGAATCGTAGTGTAGGAGAGGTCGACTGACTTTCCGGTAGAACTGATAAATTTCGAGGGGACCTGAATATGATTCACTGCGGTCTGAGTCACATTCCAGGGTTGTCCCCCTCGAATGATCTTCGTCAATGTGCCACTGCTGTCATATTCCCAGTTCGTATTGGAGAGGGAGTCGACTTCTTTGAAACCACTGCCTGCAGTCGTCAGGTAGGTGGCACTGCCCGGAGGTGTCGTATAGCTGCCGCCGCCCGAGCTGATGTACTTCATGCCGACGCCGCGATCGCCCATGACAGGCACCGTCCCCGTACCACTATTACTGATGAAGAGTTTGCGGTTGACGGAAGTTGCCGTGCCAAAACCGGTGGACCCCGTGGTATGGATCCGGGTGTTAACCGACATGTTCATTATCGAACCGATCGGGTTGGCGGGAGCTGACGACAGAGAGACATTCATCTGGCCCACGGAATTCAACTGTCCCGGTCCGGCCGACAGGACGCCATTCATCATATTGTTGGCCCAGTTTCCTGAGTCCATTCCCGTAAATCCGCCACCGGCGTCTCCCAGACCTCCTCCACCAGAGCCGGCACCATTCATGCCCCCACTAAACCCGGGGTTGGTCCCTCCAACGGCGCCATCACCACTGGTCAGTGCACCAGAACCACCATTACTGGAAGCCCCCGGCAGAGGACAATCTCCCGTGGGGCACTGGTCTGCGGGGACATCGACGAAAAAGACCACACCGGACCAGAGTTCGGGACCGGAAAGACTGCACCAGAGTGCCTGCACTATCGCATAAGGGGTGTTACCCACCTGACTCACCGTACCGACGCAGTAATCGCCACTGACGGCTCCATCGGAATTGGGGGATGTCCAGACGATATGATCGCAGATTTCGGTGGAAGGAATCTCACACTCAACCAGCAGCTGCAGGTCGATTGAGCCTCCGGCAGGAATGTAAAAGATGGTCCGGTTGCATTCAGATTCCACCTGGAACTTGTATTCTACTTCCTCGTTTACAGGTAGAACTGTTACTGTCGCAGGGTCGGGTGGAGAACCGCAGGAACTGCTGGAACTGGATTCGGAACTCTGGCTGCTGTCGCTCGACAGGTCACTACTGTCGCTGGAAAGATCGCTACCACTGGATAAGTCAGTGGTCTCGGAGCTGCTGCTGGAACCCGAGCCACCTGGCCCCGCGTTAAAGGCCATGACGGCCAGTTCGGCTGGAGTCGGATTTGGAGAAATAAGAAATCGGCCAGGTGTCGAACTACTGCCTGTCGTGCCCGGAGATGAGACAGGGTCATCCATGCGTGCGGTAACTGTAATCGACTTTGGCCAATATGGCTCTGGTGCCTTACCTGCATCTGTGAAGGATTCGAGCTGCAATACACAGGGAGCCCCCAGATCCGGTTGTGCAGAGCCGGACCAGACTGGCCCCAGCTTGACACCCTGGAAACCAACTCTTACCCTGAGACCGCCATTGTGCGGCGTGGCATCAAGAGTGAGCATGGACAGCCCTTGATGCGTAGGAAAACGATATCGCCAGCACACGAGCTCAGGTTCGCGAAAAACACAGGAAAGAATATAATCGCCAGCAAATTCTTCGAGTTCCAACGGGATTTCGTCTTCGACATCAAAGACAGAGACATTGAGTTGGCCGGGAACCAGACGAAACCAGTTCGGAGTAAGGCTCTCTGTGATGCGGGGTAAGGGATGCGATTTAACAACTGGGGGTGTATCCGAGATGTTCTGCTCAGGAGTTATGTTCTCCAGGATTTTATAATCTTTTGTTTTTGAACGTGTCGTGCGTTTTACAAGCCTGCCAGACTGATGGTCATACTCCTCTATCGTCTCAGAAGATTGCACGTTGGCTTCAATCACGCGTCGACGTTGTTGTTTGTCCCGACCTTCATCCGATGGATTGCTCAGAGAATTCCTGCTACTCATTTATCCTGATTCTTTCTATTCAATAAATTGAGGCCGATGAATCAATCTCAATTCGAATGTCTATTCGCTATTCCATTCCCAATGAACTAGGTGAATTGAATTATGGAGTATCAGTCTCACTCTGCACTGATAAACTCTGATGTTTCCTGGGGAATTCGGGATCAAAATCAATAGCGACTCGATTCCCCTTAAGACCGCTAGCGGGTTTAATTGTCGATGTGGCCCCAATATGTTGGACGAGCGTTGGGATATGGACAAAATAAGGGAGTTGATTGCGCTGGCACCAACTCCCCACGACTGGATCAATATTCCTCACCCCACTCGAAGGGCCATGATGGCGATGGTTCAAGACGACGGGATCGCTCAAAAACTGTCTCACCCCTGGATTGGAAAAGATATAAGCAACTGCGCCCCACGCCGCCCAACCTCGATTGATTTCACGAAACCCAGTTAGATCCCGAACGTGTTCACGACTGGGGCAATACAGTGAAACGACACCAACTTCAGCAGCAGGCCAGAGAGTATTTTCAAGATATGCCCGCGCATCTCGAGCCACCAAGGCATCATCCTGAAACATTAGATAGGCGTCTGCATGAGGCATACGCAAATAAAGTTCTGTCAGCCCAAGATACCAGTTAGGGAAAACGCCTAGCGTTGTACTTCTCATTGAGAAGGGGTAGTTACTGAAGATCTTGCTTTTGCTTGAGAATGGTTCTGCAAATAATCGGGGAGAATCCCACCCAGCCAGGGAGAGACTTTGCAGACATGACTCCAATGTGGGAGACTTGCGAGGAGCTGTTGTGACCCCAACAGCCCAATTCCATTCCAAGACACCCATTCGACCTCCCTGTCATATTGCAGTAAAGTGATTACTGCAAATGATCCTGACAGCCTCTGCTCAAAGTTGTGACAACGCCTGAACATTAGAGGCGAATGACACTAATAGTCAGTGGGATTTGCAATAGATCCAATCATGAAAATCGATGCATAATTTCTATGATAGGATGACAAACACGAATCAATACACAGAACTGTCGTTCAAAACAGCCAACGCAAATAGTTGTCACAAGAACATAATACCTGTATGTATTTATCGTTTCAGTATAGTACTCGAACAGCACTTCTGTTTCAATAAAATTTAAATAAATTCATGCAGGAAAACTTCGTTTTGAGTCATCATATATGCACTGTTTCGAATCTATGGCTTCCCGAAAATCAAACACACATCGATTGAAATTAAACCAGTCCATTCAAATTCTTTTGGTATCTCGCCAGCAATACCGATTGAGAAAGTGAAAGGTATATTTGAAATGCAGGTTGAAACGCATCGAACGGCACCAATGAATTGGGCAGTTGGAATGACAACGGCTCCTAGAATGAATTCGACATTGAGCCAAAGCATCAACAACCTGAAAGTAGCAGGCTGGGCTCAAATGCGTATATTTGCTGAGCCTGGTTCCTCCATCCCAGCAAATATATCAGGAGAAACCTCTGTATCTCTACGTGACCAGACTCTAGGAGCTTTTCCCAACTGGTACTTGGGGTTGACCGAACTGTACCTGGATAATCCTCACGCTGATGCATACCTGATTTGTCAGGACGACATTGTGATGATACGTGACACGCGTCAGTATCTTGAAGAATGCCTGTGGCCGGCTACAGAAATTGGCGTTGTTTCACTTTATTGCCCCAGCCACGATCATCGTGATGATGCCTCTGGGTTCCTGAAGGTTAAATCAGGATGGAATACATGGGGAGCACTCGCTTATATTTTCTCAAATCCCGGAGTACGTGAATTCTTGAGTGATCTGATCGTGTTGAATCATCGACATCATGGACCTCATCAGGGACTGCGCAATATCGATTCCATTGTGGGTAGCTGGTGTGAGCGAAGACAACTTCCCTACTTTGTTCATGTCCCAACTCTAACTCAGCATATTGGTCGATCCTCTACAATCTGGAAGAACAATACCAATGAAGGTCGTCGAAAGGCCATAAAATACGATCCCCGGTTGCTACTGAACGAGCCAGAATCGCAAAACGATAGCATATCCGAATAAGAAGCTATTCGTATTTCCAAATGGAGTGGCCGGCCTGATTTGTCAACCAAAAGGATCATAGTCTTTTCAATTACTGGTTTCCGCCAGGGGCAGACCATCCAGCTCCGCAAGATACTGTTCCAGCCGTCCATCTCCGGCCGGAGTCCAGTCGCAGATCTGCCCCAGGTTTTCTCCTAGAATTTCCTGGTAAGCGGGCCACCACAAATTGATGGCTTGTGAACGAAGATGCTTGCTACCATGCATATGCCAAATTCGGACATCTTTCGTCTTACCGGCATAGATGGGAGAACAGTTCCATCGGCAGTCCAGCAGCTTATGGGGGTGATAGTGTAAAAGAAGCTGTAATGCAATTTCATCACAGATAAATGTCTTACGTCCGATTAAGGCCAGGTCATACCATTTGGGTATAATCTCAGCGTTTCGTCGCAAACCAAACACACCGCCATTTATTGCTGGTCTTGTTTGAAGCCCCTTTCTGACCAATCGATCGATACGACGTTTTGTTTTCCCTTCGAGGGAGATTTCTTTCCAGGCATTGATGCGTTTGCGAATTGTTTTTCTTTGTGTCGTCCAGTTTGAAAATTGTGTAGCCACCATATCGCATCCCTCAGGCAGTTCAAATAATTCCTGAATCGAGCCCGTGACCAGAGTGTCCGCATCCAGATAAACTGTCATGTCAAATGGAGGATCCTGCAGAATGGCAAGCTTATTTAGAAAAGCGGCATTTTTTCTGCGCATCACACGTGGAAACTGACGATGCTCCACATCCAGACGCGGCTCTGACGCGAGATTCTTGCCAATTTTATGAGAGTCATCACCGATTGTATAAACAATAATTGGGCCGGAATAATGTTTTCGCAAGCTCCAGATTGAAGTGAGCATCCTAACGGCATGCGCAGTTCCGCAAAGGAGGTAAACTACCCCTTGTTGCTCTCGCTGAGTATCGATTGGCAAAATAGCTTGAGTCTCTATTGAAGCACGCTTTTTCTTACAACCGCAACCACACCCACGACTTGATTTGGGGGCAACTTCGAATGACACCTGATTTTGAAAATGCTTTTTTAGTGAACTGTAGCGTCCCAGATGTTTCCAGCCATGTTTTGTCATTCGCACTTTTCGATAAAAACGGTTCTGCCGTTCCGCACAATACCAGAAAAATGTGTCATGAGAAGGGACAGGAAGCCGTTTCGGGCAACACTGAAGCATGTCTTTGGCCCACTCCGTACGACCAAAGAAGCACCAGGAAGTGATTCGCGAATGGATCACTTTATCTCGTCCAGGTTCAGGGTGAAGTTCCAGGTCATTATAGCCAGACAGTTGAGGAATTTGCTGAGCCCACCGATCCAAGATGTCGATTGCTTCAGGGGGTTTTGTGTACCCCCAGGGATGTGACACAAAAACAGGATACTCGTCCTGATCATTTACAGAAAACCATTCCGGATCAATCCATCTTTTCTCTTCTGTAGCAACTGTGTCTGTATCTAGCTTGAGAAACCAGGGGGTCTGCACATAATTAGATACGGCAAAGGTAATCCCATTCAACATTTTTTCTCGTTGCGAACAATCTGGCATCTCCCATTGCACGCGACGCATATCCGGATGGTCAAGAAATCTTAGTTTACAATTCCAATCAGAAACGGGAATACTCCCGTCGCATACAACCAATAAAGGATTTTGCAGTAGCTCAGGTTTAAAACGCTTCCAAGTCGGCCATACCAATTCCAACTCTTTGACGTGATGCTCGTCGACGCCAACAATGGTTGTAAATGAAATATTATTATTTGAGCTATGATCTTGAATTTTCATTCAGTATTGTACCGGTCTATAAAAAATCGTCCCTAAAACACATAGAATTCTTGTCCTTCACGTTTATGCGAGAAAACAAGGGTCTCAAAGTTAAAGCTCGACAGTGGGATCATCCCGCCCTGCCACAGGATGCCGAATTCGTAGAACATCGGCTATTTTGACCTTTCTCGCCTTATGCCCTTCTCGATTTAATAGCTTGCGGAAATGGACGTCTTCATAAGCCCTCTTCCATCTCGAAGCTGGCTTCTCCCATTCTTTAGAATCTTTCAGATATCCATATTTTCGACAAAGATCCCCTGAGACGATCTGCACGCCACCGATGGCGCGATTTAACTTCATGACTTCGGTGAAATGTTCACGGATAATTTCAGGAGGCCCTTGCCATTGGCTCGCTTCCTGAATCAAGTCATAACCGGTTTCGTGAGTTGTTCCATAAACTCGTTTCGGATAGATAAATTTATGATCTGGTTGAGCCATGAACCGCATTACATCATGTAGCGAACTTCCATGAATGAGATAATCACAATCCGTGAACCAGACAACATCAGCTTTAGTTTCCAGCGCCACTTGATTGCGGCCTATCCCTCGTCTAAACAATCGTTCTTTCTCAAGTAATGTCGTTTTAATTTTAACATTTTCCGGCAAGGGCAATGTTTCCAATTCCTGCAAACGACGACAGGTTGCGTGATCTTCCT
This window harbors:
- a CDS encoding glycosyltransferase, which gives rise to MNFEIVTHCWRYWRCLTYQVATIFHHPPPKEINLILNVVTSQEDHATCRRLQELETLPLPENVKIKTTLLEKERLFRRGIGRNQVALETKADVVWFTDCDYLIHGSSLHDVMRFMAQPDHKFIYPKRVYGTTHETGYDLIQEASQWQGPPEIIREHFTEVMKLNRAIGGVQIVSGDLCRKYGYLKDSKEWEKPASRWKRAYEDVHFRKLLNREGHKARKVKIADVLRIRHPVAGRDDPTVEL